The DNA segment ATGAACGGCACCTCTCCTCACTTCCCTTCTCCTCACGTCCTTTCCCGCCCGTCACCTCCCTATCCCATGGCCACGTACAAAAAGACCGCCACGCGCCGCCGCACGGCCACCGAGCGCCGGATGCACCTCCTCACCGCGATGAACGATGAGGACCTGATGGCCCACTTCCAGCAGGGCACCGTCGAGGCGTTCGACCTCCTCGTCGGGCGCTACCGCGACCCGCTCTCGCACTACGTCTACCGCTTCGTCGGCGATGCACGCGAGTGCGAGGACCTCCTCCAGGAGACGTTCCTGCGCGTCTACCGCAACCGCCACTCCTACCGCCGCATTGCCAAGTTCTCGACGTGGCTCTACACGATCGCCGGTAACCTCGCGCGCTCGGAGTACCGCAAGCGCAAGCGCCGCCAGGTCTACTCCCTCAACGCCGTCAACCGCGACGACGAGGAGTACGAGATCGAGATCCCCGACGAGCAGCAGTTCGCGCCGGACGACACGGCCGAGGGCTCGCTCCAGGATGCCTACGTGCAGCAGGCGCTGATGGAGATTCCTGAGGAGTTCCGCGAGGTCGTCGTGCTTCGCGACGTGCAGCAGCTCGCCTACGAGGAGATCGCCACGATCACGGGCCTCCCGATGGGCACCGTCAAGAGCCGCATCAACCGCGGGCGCACCAAGCTGCAGAGCCTCCTGCGCGAGGTCTACGAGCCGGTGCTGAACTGAGCGCCTAGCGGCTCCGTGCTCCACACCCCGGCGCTCCATCAACGAACGGCGAAATCGCACCGACGGAGACTATCGCAGGTCCCGGTCGGTTGCGTGCCCTTCGCCAAGCGCCGTATGTTGTGTGCCCGCTCGTCCACAGGCGTGAGCGGTGGGAGCGGGCCCTTAGCTCAGGGGTTCAGAGCGCTCGCCTCACACGCGAGAGGTCGTTGGTTCAAATCCAACAGGGCCCACTATTAGCCCCGGTAAACACTTGTTTTACCGGGGCTTTTACATTCAGGGGTACAACAACTACCCGATTTCGCTCCTCAGGCAGCGTTTCGGGCGGTACGAGGAAGCGTCACCGCAACGTGTGAGGTGATCGCCTCTAACTTGGCGGTTCCGTTGGCTTCCTCCAGCTTCTTCGTCGCCTTGAGTTCGGCGGCGAGCGTGTCCACGCGGGCAGAGTACGACCAGCGGCGACGGGTCCGTACTTCCAGCGTGCAGCCGAGGTGTTCGGCGCGGTCGCCGTCCTCATCCATGAGGCTATTCAGGATCACGGGTTCAAGCGCCTTCACTTCGGCGGTGAGCCGCTTCACCTCCGCTTTGAGTGTGAGGTAGCGGTCGAGGTCGGCG comes from the Bacteroidota bacterium genome and includes:
- a CDS encoding sigma-70 family RNA polymerase sigma factor, whose amino-acid sequence is MNDEDLMAHFQQGTVEAFDLLVGRYRDPLSHYVYRFVGDARECEDLLQETFLRVYRNRHSYRRIAKFSTWLYTIAGNLARSEYRKRKRRQVYSLNAVNRDDEEYEIEIPDEQQFAPDDTAEGSLQDAYVQQALMEIPEEFREVVVLRDVQQLAYEEIATITGLPMGTVKSRINRGRTKLQSLLREVYEPVLN